The Acinonyx jubatus isolate Ajub_Pintada_27869175 chromosome D2, VMU_Ajub_asm_v1.0, whole genome shotgun sequence genome contains a region encoding:
- the GSTO2 gene encoding glutathione S-transferase omega-2 isoform X3 → MEDATRTFGKGSCPPGPVPEGLIRVYSMRFCPFAHRTRLVLRAKGIRHEVININLRNKPEWYYTKHPFGQIPVLENSKCQLIYESVIACEYLDDAYPGRKLYPYDPYERARQKMLLELFYKVPHLTKECLVAIRCGRECADLKLALRQEFCNLEELLQIGSRLPLKEKWKIFIFFSPTIHHFKGIGLVQPWPTSFPSYYRAHTHWQKK, encoded by the exons ATGGAGGATGCGACCAGGACCTTTGGGAAAG GAAGCTGCCCCCCGGGGCCCGTCCCAGAGGGCCTGATCCGCGTCTACAGTATGAGGTTCTGCCCCTTTGCGCACAGGACGCGCCTTGTCCTCCGGGCCAAAGGCATCAG ACATGAAGTAATCAACATTAACCTGAGAAACAAGCCTGAATGGTACTATACAAAGCACCCTTTTGGCCAAATTCCTGTCCTGGAGAACAGCAAATGTCAGTTGATCTATGAATCTGTCATCGCCTGTGAGTACCTGGATGATGCTTATCCTGGAAGGAAGCTGTATCCATATGACCCTTATGAGCGGGCTCGCCAGAAGATGTTATTGGAGCTATTCTATAAG GTCCCACATTTGACCAAGGAGTGTCTGGTGGCCATAAGATGTGGGAGAGAATGTGCTGATCTGAAGCTAGCCCTGCGTCAGGAATTCTGCAACCTTGAAGAG CTTTTACAAATAGGAAGTCGTCTACCCCttaaggagaaatggaaaatattcatttttttttcacccacAATCCATCACTTTAAAGGTATTGGACTTGTCCAGCCTTGGCCTACTAGCTTCCCCTCTTACTATCGTGCTCATACACATTGGCAAAAGAAGTGA
- the GSTO2 gene encoding glutathione S-transferase omega-2 isoform X1, whose amino-acid sequence MEDATRTFGKGSCPPGPVPEGLIRVYSMRFCPFAHRTRLVLRAKGIRHEVININLRNKPEWYYTKHPFGQIPVLENSKCQLIYESVIACEYLDDAYPGRKLYPYDPYERARQKMLLELFYKVPHLTKECLVAIRCGRECADLKLALRQEFCNLEEILGYQNTVFFGGDCISMIDYLFWPWFERLDVYGIADCLNHTPALRLWTAAMKQDPTVCALLIDRSIFLGFLNLYFQNNPDAFDYGLTC is encoded by the exons ATGGAGGATGCGACCAGGACCTTTGGGAAAG GAAGCTGCCCCCCGGGGCCCGTCCCAGAGGGCCTGATCCGCGTCTACAGTATGAGGTTCTGCCCCTTTGCGCACAGGACGCGCCTTGTCCTCCGGGCCAAAGGCATCAG ACATGAAGTAATCAACATTAACCTGAGAAACAAGCCTGAATGGTACTATACAAAGCACCCTTTTGGCCAAATTCCTGTCCTGGAGAACAGCAAATGTCAGTTGATCTATGAATCTGTCATCGCCTGTGAGTACCTGGATGATGCTTATCCTGGAAGGAAGCTGTATCCATATGACCCTTATGAGCGGGCTCGCCAGAAGATGTTATTGGAGCTATTCTATAAG GTCCCACATTTGACCAAGGAGTGTCTGGTGGCCATAAGATGTGGGAGAGAATGTGCTGATCTGAAGCTAGCCCTGCGTCAGGAATTCTGCAACCTTGAAGAG ATTCTTGGCTATCAGAACACCGTCTTCTTTGGTGGAGACTGTATATCCATGATCGATTACCTCTTCTGGCCCTGGTTTGAGCGGCTGGATGTGTATGGAATAGCTGA CTGTTTGAACCACACGCCAGCTCTCCGGCTCTGGACAGCAGCCATGAAGCAGGACCCCACAGTGTGTGCCCTTCTCATAGATAGGAGCATTTTCCTGGGCTTCTTGAATCTTTATTTTCAGAACAACCCTGATGCTTTTGATTATGGGCTAACTTGCTGA
- the GSTO2 gene encoding glutathione S-transferase omega-2 isoform X2, with protein sequence MEDATRTFGKGSCPPGPVPEGLIRVYSMRFCPFAHRTRLVLRAKGIRHEVININLRNKPEWYYTKHPFGQIPVLENSKCQLIYESVIACEYLDDAYPGRKLYPYDPYERARQKMLLELFYKILGYQNTVFFGGDCISMIDYLFWPWFERLDVYGIADCLNHTPALRLWTAAMKQDPTVCALLIDRSIFLGFLNLYFQNNPDAFDYGLTC encoded by the exons ATGGAGGATGCGACCAGGACCTTTGGGAAAG GAAGCTGCCCCCCGGGGCCCGTCCCAGAGGGCCTGATCCGCGTCTACAGTATGAGGTTCTGCCCCTTTGCGCACAGGACGCGCCTTGTCCTCCGGGCCAAAGGCATCAG ACATGAAGTAATCAACATTAACCTGAGAAACAAGCCTGAATGGTACTATACAAAGCACCCTTTTGGCCAAATTCCTGTCCTGGAGAACAGCAAATGTCAGTTGATCTATGAATCTGTCATCGCCTGTGAGTACCTGGATGATGCTTATCCTGGAAGGAAGCTGTATCCATATGACCCTTATGAGCGGGCTCGCCAGAAGATGTTATTGGAGCTATTCTATAAG ATTCTTGGCTATCAGAACACCGTCTTCTTTGGTGGAGACTGTATATCCATGATCGATTACCTCTTCTGGCCCTGGTTTGAGCGGCTGGATGTGTATGGAATAGCTGA CTGTTTGAACCACACGCCAGCTCTCCGGCTCTGGACAGCAGCCATGAAGCAGGACCCCACAGTGTGTGCCCTTCTCATAGATAGGAGCATTTTCCTGGGCTTCTTGAATCTTTATTTTCAGAACAACCCTGATGCTTTTGATTATGGGCTAACTTGCTGA